One segment of Geminicoccaceae bacterium DNA contains the following:
- a CDS encoding IS256 family transposase translates to MPARKKPVLSDELVDQLMAGRDPSTMFDKGGLLDDLKRSIAERALNAEMDHHLAAEVADGGSNSRNGYGKKTVITDSGKLGIAVPRDRLSTFEPQLIAKYRRRLPGFDEKIISMYARGMTVREIRGHLDEIYGVDVSPELISAVTDDILDEVAEWQNRPLESLYPLVFFDALRVKIRDEGMVRNKAVYVALGVRLDGQKEILGLWIEQTEGAKFWLRVMNELKNRGIEDILIAIVDGLKGFPEAITAVFPQTQVQTCIVHLIRNSLDFVSYKDRRAVAAELKTVYRAKDADAGMAALEAFDAGIWGQKYPAIAMSWRRNWQAVIPFFAFADDVRRIIYTTNAIEALNSKLRRAVRTRGHFPNDESAMKLLFLVLNLAEKEWRMPPREWAMAKAQFAILFEDRLRAA, encoded by the coding sequence ATGCCTGCACGCAAGAAGCCTGTTTTGTCGGATGAACTCGTCGACCAGTTGATGGCCGGCCGTGACCCGTCGACGATGTTCGACAAGGGTGGGTTATTGGATGATCTCAAGCGCTCGATCGCCGAGCGGGCTTTGAATGCCGAGATGGACCATCACCTAGCCGCTGAGGTGGCGGATGGTGGCAGCAATAGCCGCAACGGCTATGGCAAGAAGACGGTGATCACGGACAGCGGCAAACTGGGGATTGCCGTGCCGCGGGATCGCCTTTCGACTTTCGAGCCGCAGCTCATCGCGAAATATCGCCGGCGACTGCCGGGCTTCGACGAAAAGATCATCTCGATGTACGCCCGCGGCATGACGGTCCGTGAGATCCGCGGTCATCTGGACGAGATTTATGGCGTTGACGTCTCCCCCGAGTTGATCAGTGCCGTGACCGACGACATCCTGGACGAGGTTGCCGAATGGCAGAACCGGCCGCTGGAAAGCCTTTATCCGCTGGTTTTTTTCGACGCCTTGAGGGTCAAGATCCGTGACGAGGGAATGGTCCGCAACAAGGCGGTCTATGTCGCGCTCGGCGTTCGGCTCGACGGCCAGAAGGAGATCCTCGGGCTCTGGATCGAACAGACAGAGGGCGCGAAATTCTGGCTGCGGGTGATGAACGAGCTGAAAAACCGGGGCATCGAGGATATCCTGATCGCGATCGTCGATGGCCTGAAGGGGTTTCCGGAGGCGATCACGGCCGTGTTCCCGCAGACCCAGGTCCAGACCTGCATCGTTCATCTGATCCGCAACTCATTGGATTTCGTCAGCTACAAGGACCGCCGGGCCGTCGCCGCCGAGCTGAAGACCGTCTACCGGGCCAAGGACGCCGACGCCGGAATGGCGGCGCTGGAGGCGTTCGATGCTGGAATTTGGGGGCAAAAATACCCGGCCATTGCCATGTCCTGGCGTCGCAACTGGCAGGCCGTCATTCCGTTCTTCGCCTTTGCCGACGACGTTCGCCGGATCATCTACACCACCAACGCGATCGAAGCCCTGAACAGCAAACTGCGCCGCGCGGTGCGAACCCGTGGTCATTTCCCGAATGACGAGAGCGCCATGAAGCTGCTCTTCCTGGTCTTGAACCTGGCCGAAAAGGAGTGGAGAATGCCGCCACGCGAATGGGCCATGGCCAAGGCACAGTTCGCCATTCTCTTCGAAGACCGCCTCCGGGCCGCCTGA
- the tnpA gene encoding IS200/IS605 family transposase — MDTYQSLSHSVWDCKYHVVFIPKCRRKTLYTGLRPHLGAVFRQLAKQKESKVIEGHLLPDHVHMMLAIPPKYAVSNVVGFIKGKSAIHLARVYGERRRNFVGQHFWARGYFVSTVGRDETVIRDYIRNQEKEDRRLDQLALLP; from the coding sequence ATGGACACGTATCAGAGCCTAAGTCACAGCGTTTGGGACTGCAAATATCATGTCGTCTTTATCCCGAAATGCCGACGCAAGACGCTGTATACAGGCCTGCGCCCACATCTCGGCGCGGTTTTTCGACAGCTAGCCAAACAAAAGGAGAGCAAGGTCATAGAAGGTCATCTGCTACCGGATCACGTCCACATGATGCTCGCCATTCCCCCCAAATATGCTGTCTCCAATGTCGTCGGCTTCATCAAAGGGAAGAGCGCCATTCACTTAGCCCGTGTTTATGGCGAACGCCGACGCAATTTCGTTGGCCAACATTTCTGGGCAAGAGGATATTTTGTCAGCACGGTCGGGCGAGACGAAACGGTCATCCGCGACTACATTCGCAATCAGGAGAAGGAAGATCGCCGGCTCGATCAACTCGCGCTGTTACCCTGA
- a CDS encoding IS1 family transposase has product MCYLTRCILGVHVGGRSADDLKSFLKSFPQAQGRITFTDDLAAYAAVLPKGAHFTGKMHTQRLESLNANVRHHLARFRRKTRCTTKCPRMAYLSALLFMQAHNKKLFS; this is encoded by the coding sequence ATGTGTTATCTCACAAGATGTATCCTCGGCGTTCATGTGGGCGGACGAAGCGCCGACGACCTGAAGAGCTTTCTCAAATCGTTTCCCCAAGCCCAGGGGCGCATCACCTTCACCGACGATCTCGCCGCCTACGCGGCCGTGCTGCCGAAAGGCGCCCATTTCACCGGCAAGATGCACACGCAACGGCTCGAAAGCCTCAACGCCAACGTCCGTCATCATCTCGCCCGATTCCGCCGCAAAACACGATGCACCACCAAATGCCCGCGCATGGCCTACCTCTCCGCGCTGCTCTTCATGCAGGCGCATAATAAAAAGCTATTTAGTTAG
- a CDS encoding IS1 family transposase, which yields MGDGIRRRALQLYLEGMGFRAIGRVLGVSNVAVLKWIRAFGEEVERMRRPGPPPKIAMIDEMWHFVHAKKTNAGCGYRCVISQDVSSAFMWADEAPTT from the coding sequence ATGGGAGACGGGATCAGACGTCGGGCGTTGCAGCTCTATCTCGAGGGCATGGGCTTTCGCGCGATCGGGCGGGTTCTGGGTGTTTCGAATGTCGCCGTTCTCAAATGGATCCGGGCTTTTGGCGAGGAGGTCGAGCGGATGCGCAGGCCCGGTCCGCCGCCGAAGATCGCGATGATCGACGAGATGTGGCACTTCGTTCATGCCAAAAAAACGAATGCTGGCTGTGGATATCGATGTGTTATCTCACAAGATGTATCCTCGGCGTTCATGTGGGCGGACGAAGCGCCGACGACCTGA
- a CDS encoding transposase: MSKPNATNLATLGLDDLRDLVAALLERVALLEAENAALRDEIARLKGLKGRPKIKPSGMAAKAGTSTATGKRGGKGKRGGSSKASRRVPVVSEEQKLGVEAPPGSRFKGYEDFVVQDLRLESRVIRYRRERWMTPDGRTVTAPLPQGLCGHFGPELVRFIILQHVQGQVTTERLTAMLNEIGIVISKCQVIRLLNNDPGDLHDEATELFRAGLESAKWITVDDTGARHGAKNGFTTQIGDDRFTHFATTFSKSRVNFLELLRAGHGGYVLNDDAFSYMRKHALAGSVIARLEAHDTRTFADRGAFSAHLGELGIDQLDVHPDPVKIATEAALWGSIHHHGLLNDTVIVSDGAGQFRVGQHALCWVHAERLIHKLVGFNESQRRAIDLLRQLVWWFYADLKAYKQAPQRSRAAQLRARFDRIFKRKTGFATLDRLLARLHARKPELLLVLDRPEIPLHTNGSENDIRCHVTKRKISGGTWSDAGRQARDTLLGCMKTCQKLDVSFFQLLGHRLAVPYTTEIPPLAQLVTAAKV; this comes from the coding sequence ATGTCCAAGCCCAATGCCACCAACCTCGCCACACTCGGCCTTGATGATCTCCGCGATTTGGTTGCGGCGCTGCTGGAGCGCGTCGCTTTGCTGGAGGCGGAGAATGCAGCATTGCGGGATGAGATTGCCCGGCTCAAGGGGCTGAAAGGGCGGCCGAAGATCAAACCGTCGGGGATGGCAGCGAAGGCCGGAACATCGACGGCCACAGGCAAGCGAGGCGGCAAGGGCAAGCGGGGTGGTTCGTCGAAGGCCAGCCGGCGGGTTCCTGTGGTGAGCGAGGAGCAGAAGCTCGGGGTTGAGGCGCCGCCCGGCTCGCGGTTCAAGGGGTATGAGGATTTTGTCGTGCAGGATCTGCGGCTGGAGAGCCGGGTGATCCGCTATCGCCGGGAGCGCTGGATGACGCCGGACGGGCGAACGGTGACAGCGCCGTTGCCCCAGGGCTTGTGCGGGCATTTCGGGCCTGAACTGGTGCGGTTCATCATTCTGCAGCACGTCCAGGGCCAGGTCACGACGGAACGCTTGACGGCGATGCTGAACGAGATCGGCATCGTCATTTCCAAGTGCCAGGTCATCCGGCTGTTGAACAATGATCCAGGCGATTTGCATGACGAGGCCACGGAGCTGTTCCGCGCCGGTCTCGAGAGCGCGAAATGGATCACCGTCGATGACACCGGCGCCCGGCATGGCGCCAAAAACGGCTTCACCACCCAGATCGGCGATGACCGCTTCACCCACTTCGCGACGACGTTTTCCAAGAGCCGGGTGAATTTTCTCGAACTGCTGCGCGCCGGTCATGGCGGTTATGTCCTCAATGACGACGCCTTCAGCTACATGCGCAAACATGCGCTGGCAGGCTCCGTGATCGCCCGGCTGGAGGCGCATGACACCAGGACATTCGCCGATCGCGGCGCCTTCTCGGCCCATCTGGGCGAACTCGGTATCGATCAACTCGATGTTCACCCCGACCCGGTCAAAATCGCCACCGAGGCCGCACTGTGGGGCAGCATCCACCACCACGGTCTGCTGAACGATACCGTCATCGTCTCCGATGGCGCCGGACAGTTCCGCGTCGGCCAACATGCACTCTGTTGGGTTCATGCCGAGCGCCTGATCCACAAGCTCGTCGGCTTCAATGAAAGCCAAAGACGTGCCATCGATCTCCTCCGCCAGCTCGTCTGGTGGTTCTACGCCGATCTCAAGGCTTACAAACAAGCCCCGCAAAGGTCGCGAGCTGCCCAGCTCCGTGCCCGCTTCGACCGCATCTTCAAGCGCAAGACCGGTTTCGCCACCCTCGATCGCCTGCTCGCACGCCTGCATGCCCGCAAACCGGAACTCCTCCTGGTCCTCGACCGCCCCGAAATCCCCCTGCACACCAATGGCTCCGAGAACGACATCCGCTGCCACGTCACCAAACGCAAGATCTCCGGCGGCACCTGGTCCGATGCCGGCCGTCAGGCACGCGATACCCTGCTCGGCTGCATGAAAACCTGCCAGAAACTCGACGTCTCCTTCTTCCAGCTCCTCGGCCACCGACTCGCCGTACCATACACGACAGAAATCCCACCACTCGCCCAGCTCGTCACCGCCGCCAAGGTCTGA
- a CDS encoding site-specific integrase translates to MEILVANLVAKMFLDTSVTNSKRLTDLMIERFRAPDGKRVVLWDLAEAGLGVRVGAKRRTFVLKLRHGERQEMLVLGQFPSMNIADARGSARKLKALSMRGVDPADSLRSPRGEAGFSGRSTVGELVEAYIELHAKPNQRSWKDTAGRLKNHLVSRLGTKPISAVTRPDIVRMLDSLRRNGMAQGSNRTLAHTRRFMTWCVERGVIEHSPAAGIRPPAKERPRDRVLSEVEIANVWRACLTMRFPIGPAVQILLLTGQRREEVSCMRWDEVDRSNGIWTIPGERNKSGRPHLVPLSSSALAILDRLPASDQFIFWGRTPARAINGWSVAKRRIDELCGVEDWRIHDLRRTAATGMARLGFDPHIVERVLNHATSTAGPLARVYQRHAYEDEKRQALEAWAVEVEHISQQASHSDRSEVSQADPVRL, encoded by the coding sequence GTGGAAATTTTGGTAGCCAATTTGGTAGCCAAAATGTTTTTGGATACCAGCGTGACCAATTCGAAGAGATTGACCGATTTGATGATCGAGAGGTTCCGAGCGCCGGACGGCAAGCGCGTTGTTCTCTGGGATCTCGCAGAAGCTGGGCTCGGTGTACGGGTCGGAGCAAAAAGACGGACATTCGTTCTCAAGTTACGACATGGTGAGCGGCAGGAAATGCTGGTACTGGGGCAATTTCCATCCATGAATATCGCCGATGCTCGCGGGTCTGCGAGAAAATTGAAGGCTCTGTCGATGCGGGGAGTTGATCCCGCGGATAGTCTTCGATCACCCCGGGGAGAGGCAGGCTTTTCCGGTCGTTCAACTGTTGGCGAACTTGTCGAAGCCTATATTGAGCTTCACGCGAAGCCCAATCAACGGTCTTGGAAGGACACAGCCGGACGGTTGAAAAACCACCTGGTGTCGCGGCTGGGAACAAAGCCGATTTCGGCGGTCACACGCCCCGATATCGTACGCATGCTGGATTCGTTGCGTCGAAACGGCATGGCTCAGGGATCCAATCGCACGTTGGCCCATACACGGCGTTTCATGACGTGGTGTGTCGAGCGCGGGGTCATCGAACATTCGCCGGCTGCGGGGATCCGGCCTCCGGCAAAGGAACGTCCTCGTGATCGCGTGCTTTCGGAGGTGGAGATCGCAAATGTCTGGCGCGCCTGCCTGACAATGAGGTTTCCCATCGGGCCAGCCGTGCAGATACTACTGTTGACCGGGCAGCGGCGCGAAGAAGTCAGTTGCATGCGTTGGGATGAGGTGGATCGTTCAAACGGCATCTGGACGATACCGGGCGAGCGCAACAAGAGCGGCAGGCCACACCTCGTTCCCCTGTCCAGCTCTGCGCTCGCCATTCTCGACCGGCTTCCCGCAAGCGATCAGTTCATCTTTTGGGGACGGACGCCTGCGCGCGCGATCAATGGCTGGAGTGTCGCCAAGCGGCGGATCGATGAGCTTTGCGGTGTCGAGGATTGGCGAATACATGATTTGCGCCGAACGGCGGCGACCGGCATGGCCCGGCTCGGTTTCGATCCGCACATCGTCGAGCGCGTGCTCAACCATGCGACATCGACAGCCGGACCTCTGGCGCGGGTTTATCAAAGGCATGCCTATGAGGATGAGAAACGGCAGGCCCTCGAGGCATGGGCGGTTGAGGTCGAACACATCAGCCAACAGGCGTCGCATTCAGACCGGAGTGAGGTATCGCAAGCCGATCCGGTGCGATTGTAG